In one Myripristis murdjan chromosome 5, fMyrMur1.1, whole genome shotgun sequence genomic region, the following are encoded:
- the LOC115359214 gene encoding SH3 and cysteine-rich domain-containing protein 3 gives MAHYDSLDDKDSVDIHDNPPLPDNVVKEEDNTVYFVYEEEVEEEEKEEPPPPEPVKPINDKPHKFKDHYCKKPKFCDVCARMIVLNNKFALRCKNCKTNIHHQCQSYVEFQRCFGKIPPGFRRAYSSPLYSSQQNATVSQLLPFSQSNRTDPVFETLRIGVIMANKERKKGSEDKKNMMMMMMEEDESQPKQEEEGSEGANTEGDKKGDKAPADDKSKKPQPGKIGVFSQSHYYLALYRFKAIEKDDLDLHAGDRITVIDDSNEEWWRGKIGERTGFLPANYIIRVRAGERVYKVTRSFVGNREMGQITLKKDQIVVKKGEEVNGYLKVSTGRKLGFFPANLLQEI, from the exons ATGGCTCATTATGACTC GTTGGATGACAAGGACTCCGTGGATATTCATGACAACCCACCCCTGCCTGATAATGTGGTGAAAGAGGAGGACAACACG GTCTATTTTGTGTatgaggaggaggtagaggaggaggagaaagaggagccCCCTCCTCCAGAACCAGTGAAACCGATCAACGACAAGCCTCACAAGTTCAAGGACCACTACTGCAAGAAACCCAAGTTTTGTGACGTCTGCGCTCGCATGATAGTCC tgAACAACAAGTTTGCCCTGCGATGTAAGAACTGCAAAACCAACATCCACCACCAGTGTCAGTCCTATGTGGAGTTCCAAAGGTGTTTTGGCAAAATT ccTCCAGGTTTCAGAAGGGCCTACAGCTCTCCTCTGTACAGCAGTCAGCAGAATGCCACAGTCTCACAGCTGCTGCCGTTTT CACAGTCAAACCGCACCGATCCTGTGTTCGAGACGCTCCGCATCGGTGTGATCATGGCCAACAAGGAGCGCAAGAAAGGATCAGAAGACAAGAAAAAT atgatgatgatgatgatggaggaaGATGAGTCCCAGCccaaacaggaggaggaaggaagtgaAGGAG caaacacagagggagacaagAAGGGAGACAAAGCTCCTGCAGATGACAAG aGTAAGAAGCCTCAGCCAGGGAAGATCGGTGTGTTCAGTCAGTCTCACTACTACCTGGCTCTCTACCGCTTCAAGGCCATAGAGAAAGATGACTTGGACTTACA TGCTGGAGACCGCATCACAGTGATTGATGATTCCAATGAGGAGTGGTGGAGG GGCAAGATTGGAGAGAGGACAGGCTTCCTCCCTGCCAACTACATCATCCGAGTGcgagcaggagagagagtcTACAAAGTGACGCGCTCCTTTGTTGGCAACAGAGAGATGGGCCAAATCACTCTCAAGAAAGACCAG ATCGTGGTGAAGAAGGGTGAGGAGGTGAACGGCTACCTGAAGGTCAGCACAGGACGGAAGCTCGGCTTCTTCCCCGCCAACCTGCTCCAGGAGATCTGA